The Desulfohalovibrio reitneri genome contains a region encoding:
- a CDS encoding IS3 family transposase, translating to MKRGPYAKVAERNADLLARIRGIKADHPFWGYRRVWAFLRFVDGVVVGKNRVYRLMSEHDLTVKPNLRLKAKRRPTGVKPRPTRPNEWWGIDMTKIKIDGYGWLYVVIVLDWRTKKVVGHYAGDQAKAWHWLSALNAAVGRQFPEGVRGGGLHLMPDNGCQPTSTSFMKACRVMDIKLAFTSYNNPKGNADTERFMRTMKEELVWINEWRSPTAFCQALGSWIEEYNQGYLHSALGYKTPVTTEQELINSRTLLQKAC from the coding sequence ATGAAGCGTGGACCATATGCAAAGGTCGCCGAGCGCAACGCCGACCTCCTGGCCCGCATTCGCGGCATCAAGGCCGACCATCCGTTCTGGGGATACCGTCGGGTCTGGGCGTTTCTGCGCTTCGTGGACGGCGTAGTCGTCGGCAAAAATCGCGTCTACCGGCTCATGAGCGAGCATGACCTCACGGTGAAGCCCAACCTGCGACTCAAGGCCAAACGCAGGCCGACCGGCGTCAAGCCCCGGCCCACGCGACCCAACGAGTGGTGGGGTATCGACATGACCAAAATCAAGATCGACGGCTACGGCTGGCTGTACGTGGTCATTGTGCTTGATTGGCGCACCAAGAAGGTCGTCGGCCATTACGCCGGCGACCAGGCCAAGGCGTGGCATTGGCTCTCGGCGCTCAACGCGGCTGTCGGCAGGCAGTTCCCCGAAGGCGTGCGCGGCGGCGGTCTTCATCTCATGCCCGACAACGGCTGCCAACCGACCTCGACGAGCTTTATGAAGGCTTGCCGCGTCATGGACATCAAACTCGCCTTCACCAGCTACAACAACCCCAAAGGCAACGCCGACACCGAGCGCTTCATGCGCACCATGAAGGAAGAGCTGGTCTGGATTAATGAATGGCGTAGCCCGACGGCCTTTTGCCAAGCCTTGGGCTCCTGGATCGAAGAATACAACCAAGGCTACCTGCACTCGGCGCTGGGGTATAAAACCCCGGTGACAACCGAGCAGGAACTGATCAACTCGCGGACTCTCTTACAAAAGGCTTGCTAA
- a CDS encoding SGNH/GDSL hydrolase family protein, with protein MFFLYPDEPNGPVKRILALGDSLSDLGPPHGKKRYSDGEVWLETLAKGLRLPPPDSRAFGGARTGYNNYRAEFPRTGLQTQVEGVTPDDLQPGTLTALWCGFNDLHEGTGDPASSVANILRAMGDLAEKGARTFLVLNLFDPTRAPAFNDTEYAKRGPAARILVEGFNRELAAGIALMRSTLPDIAILPLDAAAILEQEIPMGPGEEGDLYWVDHWHFSEHVHQALGHAAALALGGEEA; from the coding sequence ATGTTCTTCCTTTACCCGGACGAGCCCAATGGCCCCGTAAAACGCATCCTGGCCCTGGGCGACTCCCTCTCCGACCTGGGTCCGCCCCACGGCAAGAAGCGCTACTCCGACGGCGAGGTCTGGCTGGAAACCCTGGCCAAAGGCCTGCGCCTGCCGCCGCCCGACTCACGCGCCTTCGGCGGCGCCCGCACCGGCTACAACAACTACCGCGCCGAGTTTCCACGCACCGGCCTGCAAACCCAGGTGGAAGGCGTCACCCCGGACGACCTCCAGCCCGGCACCTTGACAGCCCTTTGGTGCGGCTTCAACGACCTGCACGAAGGCACCGGCGACCCCGCCTCCTCCGTGGCCAACATCCTCCGCGCCATGGGCGACCTCGCGGAAAAAGGCGCCCGGACCTTCCTGGTCCTCAACCTGTTCGACCCCACCCGCGCGCCCGCCTTCAACGACACCGAGTACGCGAAACGCGGCCCCGCCGCCCGCATCCTGGTGGAAGGCTTCAACCGGGAACTGGCCGCGGGTATCGCCCTCATGCGCTCCACCCTCCCGGACATCGCCATCCTCCCCCTGGACGCCGCCGCCATCCTGGAACAGGAAATCCCCATGGGACCCGGCGAAGAAGGCGACCTCTACTGGGTGGACCACTGGCACTTCTCCGAGCACGTCCACCAAGCCCTCGGCCACGCCGCCGCCCTGGCGCTTGGAGGTGAAGAAGCGTAG
- a CDS encoding transposase, translating into MGEVCAEYAISQNQYYKWRDQFLAQAHKAFETEHGAQRTAKLERENMKLKSLIGELTIELKKSGPFG; encoded by the coding sequence GTGGGCGAAGTGTGCGCCGAGTACGCCATCTCGCAGAACCAGTACTACAAGTGGCGCGATCAATTCCTTGCCCAGGCGCACAAAGCGTTCGAGACCGAGCACGGCGCACAGCGTACGGCCAAGCTTGAGCGCGAGAACATGAAGCTCAAAAGCCTGATCGGTGAGTTGACCATTGAGCTAAAAAAAAGCGGGCCGTTCGGATGA